The Verrucomicrobium spinosum DSM 4136 = JCM 18804 DNA segment GATGCGCTTGCTGCTGAGTGACAGTGCCGCCGTGTATGTACCCTTCTTGACAAAGATGAGCTTCCAGTCCCCCGCCTGGGAATTGGCTGCCGAAACGGCCGCCGAGATGGTCTTCTTCACGGTCGCTGTCTCGGGATTGACCGCAGGGTCAACCGTCACATCGGGCACGAGAGCCACCGCCACAGCCGCGTCCGTACCACGGTTGTATTCATAAATATTAGGCACCCGGTCTCCATCCTTGTCTTCTAGGGTATCTCTGGGATCGATTGGGTTCAACCCCTTGGCAATCTCATAGCCATCGGGAATGGTGTCGTCGTCGGTGTCAGTATCACGTGGGTTGGAGCCAGCAGCCTGTTCAGCCCCATCATTGGCTCCGTCACCGTCTTCGTCTGCCACGGCTGGATTGGTTCCAAACAGAAATTCCCCGAGATCATTCAAACCATCACTGTCGCCATCTGCCGTGCCATCATGGCTGAGATTGCCGAAATGGAGCATCTCCCACCATTCCGGAAGACCATCAGCATCTGAATCCACATACTCATCTGCCCCAATGTCGGGAGGAGAGGTTCTAGACTCACCATGAACATCCTGCGACGGAATGGAAAAGAGCAAACCACCAGCGGGGTTGATTGCCGGACTGGTCAAGAGCAGGTGCCCGGAAGCCGTCAGCAGCGGATCACTCCCAGAGGCTCCATGCTCCGCTCCCAGGATGATCGAATTCAGCGCTTCGAATTGTGACCCGGGATCCACCTGTACCTGAGTGCTGCCGACCGGGCCCCCCGGGTTCCACACAATCGTGTTTCGCAGGCGCAATGCACCATCGTCCACATAGATGGCAAGTCCTTCGACAGGTTGAGAAGAGGAATGTCCAGTGGGAACGCCATTGCCGAAGAGAGTGCAGTGATCCAGACGGCACTCCCCGCCAGCAAGGTAGAGTCCGGCGCCGCCATATGACTGGAAGTTGGATGTGATGAACGTATTCGCCAGACGAACGGCACTCCCTTCATACAGGCTCACGTAGATACCCCGGGCACTGCTGGAAGCATCTGGATGTTTGATCACAAATCCGTCCACCACCACATCCCCAGCAGTGATGCTGACGGCACTGTAGTACATGGGGCCAACGATCTGCGGAAGATCGCTGCCCAGCTCCCCAAGCAGCAGGATGCGCTTGTCATACAGGTCGACGGCTTCGGAATAAGTTCCCTTCTTCACCAAGATCACCTGCCAGTCGCCGACGTAGTTGGCATCGGTGACGGCGTCGCCAATGGTCAGATGGGTGCCGGATCCATTCGCATCGACAGTGAAGTCCGGCACAAGCGTATCCGGCGTGCCAGCACTGGTGCTGCGGTGAAACTCATACAAGTTGGGCACACGATCGCCGTCCTTGTCATCCAGAGCATCCTTTGCGTCTCCTGGATTCAGGCCCTCGGCTATTTCATAGCCATCGGGAAGGTTGTCCCCATCCGAGTCGCTGGAGAAGGGATTGCTTCCGGCCGCGAACTCAGCCCCATCGTTGGCCCCATCGCCATCAGCATCTGCCAGCGCGGGATCTGATCCAAATCCATATTCCCCCAAGTCATTCAAACCGTCTGAGTCTCCATCAGCCGTGCCGTCATGCGACAGCCCGCCAAACACCTGCTGCTCCCAGGCATCAGGAAGATTATCCGCATCGGAATCCAGCCATTCATCAGCCCCGATGTCAGGCACCGTGGCGGTGGGGCGGGGTTCACCATGGACATCCTTGCCCGAGGTGTAGAGCGCCGCCGCCGCGTTGATGGCGGGTGAGTTGTGTTTGAGCGTGCCCTGCGGCGTCACTTGGGGATCTGACGACAAGTTGCCGGTTCCGGCATAGCCACCTCTGAAGATGGAGTTGGAAACTTCCAGCGTTGCGCCGTTTTCCAAAAGTGTCTCAAGACCTTGGCGGTTCCAGAAAATGGAGTTGTGAACCGTAATGGCACTGCTGTCGGCATGGATGCCATGGGGTGCATTCCCGACTGCCGTGCAATGCACCACCATCAGATCAGCCCCGGAAGTGTAAATCGCTCCTCCCACGGTTCCATCAGATTTGTTGTTGAGAAGGATGCAGTTGATGATCGATGGGTTTCCGCTCGTAGCGTAAACGGCTCCTCCATAGTAGTTGGAAGTGTTCTTGATGGTAAACCCCTCAACCACCGCATTGCCATAAAGTGAGATCCCGGCATTGGTCCCCTGACCATCTATGATTGTGGTGGCCGCTCCATCAGCTGAAATCAACAGGACGTCGCCATGCAGGGTAATGCCTGTGTTTTCCCATCCGGAGTAGGTGCCCGGCTGCACCAGAATGATCTCGTAGTTGTAGGCCCAGTAGCTCGGTTCATAGAGGCTGGTGTGTGTTCCACCGCCATTGGGATCCACCACGTAGTGAGGCGTGGGAATAGATCCAACCGCAAATGGATCAGAAGAATTTTTGACCTCGAAGATGTTGGGATAACGATCTCCGTCATAGTCGGCGTGAGCATCGTCCACCAGCGGATTGCATCCGGCGAAGATTTCCTCACTGTCCGTCATGCCATCGAAATCCGTGTCACCCGAGTACGGATTGGTTTCCTCCGTGGCCTCATCGGCATTGCTGACTCCGTCCGAGTCCAGATCCAGGCCTTGCATGTTCATGTCTGCCAAAGTCGTGGCAACCTGCGTTCCCGAATCTGTCCAGGTATCGTTGTCACCATCCATGTCTGCGTCAGACCAACTCGCCGGAACAAGCTCCGCGGTAACGAGCAGCAAACCTGCACCGAAAAGACACGACCAAATGCTTTTGCCATGTCGACACCTGCGGAATGGAGCGTTCATAGAATGCGGCTTCCAAATGACACGCCTGCGTCAGACCGAACGCGGCAAAGCCCGATCAGCCATTGGCGGCGTGAATGCTGTTGTTGGGAATAGGGGGGGTGTTTCCCAGTGAAAATTCCAATAGGCTGTTCCACTAGGAACTCGCCTGATCCATGGCTGACAACCATCCGGACCTGTGATACCGCCGATACTTCATGATGTATCCCTGTTTTGCAATCCTATAATGTTAAAAATTTTGTTGTTGCATTGGTAGTATTCGAAAAGAATAATTTTCGACCACCGCATTAGTCTGCCTCATTCATTCGTCACATCTTTGACATCCATCTCATAAATGAAACGACTATCCTTAAGGATAGTATTGCCAGCAACGCCGCAACTCTCGCCAGTTCTGCGATCCAGAACCAAAATAGGAATATGTTCTGCGTGATCGCGTTTATCCTTGAACCACATCTGGTTGCGCGAACGCTCTGGACAAAATGGTCAGCCCGTCAGACACCCAGGTCGTCCGCCCCCGCTGCGCACCATGAGAACAGTCAGGATAAGCACAGGCGGGCGGAGTTGCGCCGAAGTTCGCATGCCAGATGCACTTGGCCGGCACGATGATGCGCTTTCCGATAGAAGACTACTTCACCTCAGGCATCATCGTCACCCTGACCGGAAGCCATCGGCACTCAGCGCTTTGTTCGGGGCTGGGCACCGCCGCAAAGTTGGCATCCGGCCGGGTTGTGATGAAGACGAAGATGTAAACCATGGGAACAAGGGCCTCATTCCCCTCGGCTTCACCTAACCAAGCCCCGTTTTTGAGGATGACACAGGCTCCTCTCGGCAGACTTCCCGACTTGAAACAACGGCGTGATAGATCTGCCAGTCCCGGATGCTCCAGATCCAAATGGGAGTCCCCTCCGAGTGCTAATGCGTTGAAAAGCTCTGCCGTTTTTAGCGCCGCCACACCGTGCTTCGTCATCCAATCCTTAACGACAGCATTGAAACTGGTTGTTGCGTCGGCGAGAGATGTCTCTTGTTTGATCTCGTAGGTCAAATACAGCGGAGCTTCAGCCCTGATCGTGGGACAGCAGATGAGCACGGCAACGATGAGTGCAAAACGAAAAATGCAGGGGAGGATGCACGTCAGACTAACACGATACAGAGCTTAAACAGAAAGTGATTTCGTGTTTCGCGTTCTAAAAATGGAGACCCCACGCCAACGGCGTGATACGCAAGAGCCCGGGGACCATCGGAATACGCAGGAGCTCCAAGGGAGTTCAACAAACCGTCCAACCCACCCAGCGACGCCCCTCTTGCATGCAGTGGACACCTCAGGGGTGCGGTCACAGTTTGTAGAACTCACTTTGGAGTTCTGGCCCGCCGTCCAAGCACCCAGGGTGGCAGCTCGTACCTCGCCTTACCCTGGGCTACTTTGTATGACGCCCTTGGCGTCACTGCGCTCTCGTGCAACAACGGTGACACTCATAGACCCGACGTGCAGATCGGAGGGGGCTAGACACGTGGACCTCAACAGGCATCCCGTCCTCAGTCGATAATCTGCAAATCACTGTCCGCGGGTTGAAAAAACACCACGCATATTTTTGTCAGCTTCACTCCCGCATCCTTGACAGCCCGTGTCGCCATGCGCAGCAACTTGCTCACATCGCAGTCAGGTGCGGGAGACACCAGAATCATGGCTCCCGGCAGCATGACCGGCGCCCCGGTATAGCTGTCTATCGAGGCTACCGAATTCGGGACCGCCTCCAAGATCGCCTGCCGGGTGGTCGCGTGATCATCTTCATCGAACGGCTCAATTTCGTAAACGATAAGGGCATTCATACGCGATTGCGTGAACAGTTATCTGTAGCCTGGAAACGACCGAACTTCGGCGGCTTAATTTCTCCCTTCAGGGAACAAGTCCCCAGGAGAAGGAGCCTTCCTTCGTCACCTCATCGACAGTGATGCCGACGATCCTGCCCGTGCCCTCCCGTTGCGAAATACGAATCCGCCACTGCTCCACGCCGCCTTTGCCAGTGATGATCCAGCAGGTGAGGGTTTTTTCCGCCCCATTCCCTTCGATTTTGGGATCGATGAAGTATTGCTTCAGCGTGCGCTTCTCTTTGATCGCCCCCGCCATCCAGGCGTTCTGGGAGGGGTTTCGAGTCCAGAAGTCGGATGACAGATAAGTCCTCTTGGGCCCCTTATGCAGAACCGCGAGACTCCCACAGAGGCGTCCCGCATCATCCTTGTTTGTTTCTGCGTTCAAAGCTCCCAGCCTCGTCCCGAACATGCCTGATATGATCTTGAGCCCTTCCTCGCCGCTGAGGCGGATCCATCGTCCTCGTTGAATCACATAGCGGCAGCTCTCCCAGTTCCCATCATAAAAGATCACCACGTGCTGAGGCGTGTCGCCATAGTCTATCATGTTGTTTACCATCCACTGCTCCACTGGAGACTTCAAGACTGTCATGGTCTGCCGCACCACCGCCTGGGGAACATCAACCCATGCCCATTGTGGTTTGGCGGGGTCGCCAACGCGGATGGTGGAGGGCCGTTCTGCGGCAGCCCCAGACGCGGACCAACCGACAAACCCGACAATGGTCACGAGCATTGCCATCCAGAATTTCACTCGTGCGACGCGTCCCATGGCTGATTGAGTTGACGAACCTTCGGTAGCACAAAACCTGGCTTTCTTGGTGGCAGATGCCCGCCCGAAGTTCATTCAAGTACAAAGAAAAACCATGCACACCTCATACCCCGATCGAGGTCATGCATCAAGCCCGCCGCGTGAGGCGGATCGAGGTAGCGCCGAAGGTTACCTTTCTCTAACCAACGGACAGGTTTTTTTGCAAAGCGTCATAGCGAATGTCATAACCCTCGTCACCGGGGAACTTTCCGGCTTTGTCAGGCAAGAGGCATTGCATGGCCGGAAACGCCTGGGGAAGAGACCGGTAGAACCAAATCGCGTAGCCAAGATGCTCCCGATAGTGAGCAATATGGACGGGGCGAAACTCCACAGGGTATCCAGCCATATACTCAGCATCCCGACCCGGAGAAAGCACCTTTCCGGAGAGCAAGGTCTCGCCGATATGATTCAAGAGGTTGGCAGATTTCTCCACGCCCAGCCCCATGACCAGAACTTCAGGCTGTAGAAACTGATAGTAGAAGCCGATGGAAAAGGCGAACTGGGGCAAGTCTCCCTCAGGACCAATGTGCATCAGATGCCAGCCATGACGTTTGATGTCGCGAAGGACCACCTTGTCAGGTGGATCTTCCGGCTTGGGAAAGGTAAAGGGGGAGAGCCGGGGTTTCACAGGGTTGCTCTGCATCTCCAGGATTCAGCCCGCGGGCCGCTGGGTTCATTCCCTACCTTCCCACCGGCCCCAGCTCCTGCTTCACCTTCACGGGTTCTGCCGCCGGCTCGGCCGGTTTCAAGAGCTCCATGACCGCGGGCGTAAGTTCTTTGGCAAAGAGGTCATATCCCTTGGCCGTGAGGTGGATGTTGTCTGCTTGAAAGAGGCCCTCGAGGAATTTGCCGTCACGGCGGAGGAATTTGACGCCGGGGTTCAGGAAACTGACGTTGTTCCACTCCTCAAGCTGGGCAGCCAGGACGTTGAACTCCGTGGCCCGCTGGCGGTTGATGTCGGTGAGCTCGGCACCCACGGGCAGCAGCCCCACCACGAGGATCTGGCTGCTGGGAACGCTGCTGCGCAGCTTCTCCACCACGGCACGCAGGCCCGCCACCACCTCTTCACTGCTGTTCTGCCCGCTCCAGAGGTTGTTGAGGCCCACCATGAGCACGACGACCTTGGGGGCGGGGTCCTGGTCTTCCAGAAGTCCGTTTTCCAGGCGCCAGAGGAGATTGCCGGTGGTATCGCCGCCGAGGCCAAAGTTGGCTGACTTCAGCGGGACCAGGATCTTCTGCCAGGCCTCACGGCCGGTGGTGGTCCAGCCCTGGGTGAGGGAATCGCCCAGGAAGGCCACCTCGAACCCGCCCTCTTCGGCACGACGCACCTGACTCTCATGAAAGAGCTTCCAGGCCCGGGGGCGATCAGGGAAATAACCCGGCACAGCCGTCACCGGCACCTTCTTCACCTCAGCGGGTGCTCCGGGCGCCTTGGGTTCTGCGCCCGGCTTCACGACGGCGACCTTGATGCCCTCCGCCTTCAGCTTCACATCATCCAGCCAGGCCTTGCCCTGCCCCTCCACATAGAGCGCGATGGCGAGCTTGCTGGCATTCTCCGGCACCGTGATCTCCGCCTCCAGTTCCTGCCAGTCATGCGTGCCCTCCAGCGTCTTCACCGGGAAGCAGTCGTTGGTGGTGAATCGTTCATCAAAAAATTGGGCCGCGAAGTTCACCTTGCCCATGCCCTCCGTCTTCACCCAGCCGCTCAGCGTGATCTTCGAAGCGGGCTGGATGTTCACCATCTGGTGGGCGCAGGCATTGCGATTGTCCGAAAGGGTGCTGCGATCCACACAGAGGCTGGCCTTGCCCGCATGAAATACCGCCGTGTCACGCGTGACAATGCAGTCGCCAAATTTGCCCGTCCAGCCAAGCGGCACGCCCTCTCCACCTTCCATGCCTGGATTCTGCAGGCGCAGCTTCGGAGCCTTGTCTTTGTCCTCCTTCTGCTCCTTTTCCGCCGCACCCAAGGCAAACGGGAAGAGCAAACCCAGAGCAATGGTGCAGAGTTTCATGGGGCAGGGCGGGAAACATCATGTAGGCGACGACGCGGCGCTCGCATCGGATTCGTGGGAATCAGTTGACTGGTTGTCAGATTTTTTTCCACTGTGCAACCAGTTCAGCAGCCAGCCTTCAGCGATGACCAGGACGAGCAACCCCGTGAAGCGCTTGTGCAACCAAATCGGCTCACCCAGCTTCATGAGCAGGGCCATGACCAGCGTCCAGCCGCCCACGGCCAGAATCACCAGGCCCACAGCCTGCCAAAGCCCCTTTTTCTGCACCTGCCTCTTGGCCCGGGCCGCCAGCAGACCACCCCAGATCAAGAGAACGTAGCCAAGGGCAAAGGTGATCTTGCCGCCCAGGATCACGGATTTTTCATCCACATCCAGCCCCTTCATCAGCCAGCCAATGTATTGAAACAGCAGCCCAAAGGCGAGGCACTGGGAAATTTTGAGCTTGTGGGCGTACTCCATGGCGAGTCCCGATACTGGCTCATCTGGAGCAAATCTCAAGCGAGCAATCCAACGGGCTGGGGGGTGAACACGGGGAACACCTCCTGCGGGCGATCCAGGCCCATCGCCCCCTTCAACACCTCGCCGAAGACACTGCGGTAGTCATGGCCAATCTTCATGCCCCCTGGGCCGGTGAGCGTCTCCTCCACCACGCAGGGCCAGCCCCCCAGGATCTGGCCGCCCCGCAACCGGTCGCTCAGCACCAGCGTGGCGAAGCCCCGGCCGTGATCGGTGCCCAGGGAGCTGTTCTCATAGATCCGGCGGCCAAACTCGGTCATCACCATCACGGTCACGTTCTGGCGATGCTCCTTGAGGTCGGCATCAAACGCCGCCAGACCGTCTCCCAACACCTTGGCCCGCTGGGCCTGGAGCCCCTCTGCCGCCCCCTGGATGAAGTGCGTGTCCCACCCACCCAGGTCCAGGCACGCCACCTCCAGCCCCACCCGGGCCTTGATGAGCCGGGCCACCTCCCGCAGGCCGTTGCCAAAGCCCTCCTTCGGATACTGCGCCCCATGCGCGGGAGCGTAGTCGTTGGTCTGAAGCTGGCGGACCCGCTCAAACAAATCGAGCGTCTCCCGCCCCTGCTGCCCCAGTAGCGTGACATCCGCACCATACAGCTTTGCAAGCGCCTGAGCCGCGGCCTCCGTCTCGCCGGAGGGCGTCTTCAATGCAATCTCCTGGAGCGACTGGATGACACTCACCACGGGTGCCCCGCGCAATGACTCCGGGAGTGTGGTCCCGATGGCGACCGCGCTCAGCGGCCCCGTGGCGGGATTCGCCCGTGCCCGAAGAAACCGTCCCAGCCACCCTCCTCCCGCCGGGGTGCCTCCCATGGAGTCGCCATGCTCCATCTGGTCCTGACATTCAAAATGCGAACCGCTGGTGTTGTCTGTCCCCACCCCCTGGATGATCGCCAATCGACCCTCGGCAAACTTTTCCTGAAGCGGCTGCAACATGGGATGCAGCCCATAACGATCGTCCAGACGAACGGCGGACGCACTCCCGCCCCCTGGCGGCTTGATGCCGATGGTCGGCCGGGCCCGGTAGTACACATCGTCCGCATACGGCACCACGAGGTTCATCGTGTCTGCCCCGCCCCGGAGGAAAATGCACACCAGAGTGTGCTTGCCGGCCTCATCCACCACAGGGGATGAAGAAACGGCCAGGTTGGTGAGGAGGCGCATGGGGAATGAAGTTCTTAGTTCTTGGTGCTTCGTGCTTGGTTAACGGGACGGCACCTCAATCCCTTTTAGCACCTCTGAAAAGCCGGGGAGGCCAGGACGGCACCGAGCAGTTCACCGGGATCCGTCAGGTGCGTCAGCGCCTCCTGCTCCGCTGCCACAGGGCGGCGGCCGCAGGCGTGGGCGAAGAGGTTGTCGGCAAACTTTGCCGAAGGCGGGTCCTTGAGTTTGGCACCGGGTTCGAGGACACGACGCAACGCGCGGCCATCGATCTCAACCGTCGGCACCTTGCCACCCGCGAGCCCGAAGGCGAAGTTCCAGCGCCAGAGCAGCGTGCCCAGCCAGGGTGCCTCTTCGTCCGGATAGCCATCCGGGGTCGGGTGCTGGAAGAGCCCCTGCCCCATCCGGTGCAGATAATCCAGGAGCGGTTTGTGAGCATGGGTATCCGCCGCCACCGCCCGCAAGGCGGAGACCACAAAGCGGAACGGCCGTTTGAAAAG contains these protein-coding regions:
- a CDS encoding DUF4262 domain-containing protein, which gives rise to MQSNPVKPRLSPFTFPKPEDPPDKVVLRDIKRHGWHLMHIGPEGDLPQFAFSIGFYYQFLQPEVLVMGLGVEKSANLLNHIGETLLSGKVLSPGRDAEYMAGYPVEFRPVHIAHYREHLGYAIWFYRSLPQAFPAMQCLLPDKAGKFPGDEGYDIRYDALQKNLSVG
- a CDS encoding GDSL-type esterase/lipase family protein; the protein is MKLCTIALGLLFPFALGAAEKEQKEDKDKAPKLRLQNPGMEGGEGVPLGWTGKFGDCIVTRDTAVFHAGKASLCVDRSTLSDNRNACAHQMVNIQPASKITLSGWVKTEGMGKVNFAAQFFDERFTTNDCFPVKTLEGTHDWQELEAEITVPENASKLAIALYVEGQGKAWLDDVKLKAEGIKVAVVKPGAEPKAPGAPAEVKKVPVTAVPGYFPDRPRAWKLFHESQVRRAEEGGFEVAFLGDSLTQGWTTTGREAWQKILVPLKSANFGLGGDTTGNLLWRLENGLLEDQDPAPKVVVLMVGLNNLWSGQNSSEEVVAGLRAVVEKLRSSVPSSQILVVGLLPVGAELTDINRQRATEFNVLAAQLEEWNNVSFLNPGVKFLRRDGKFLEGLFQADNIHLTAKGYDLFAKELTPAVMELLKPAEPAAEPVKVKQELGPVGR
- a CDS encoding DUF1501 domain-containing protein, translated to MRLLTNLAVSSSPVVDEAGKHTLVCIFLRGGADTMNLVVPYADDVYYRARPTIGIKPPGGGSASAVRLDDRYGLHPMLQPLQEKFAEGRLAIIQGVGTDNTSGSHFECQDQMEHGDSMGGTPAGGGWLGRFLRARANPATGPLSAVAIGTTLPESLRGAPVVSVIQSLQEIALKTPSGETEAAAQALAKLYGADVTLLGQQGRETLDLFERVRQLQTNDYAPAHGAQYPKEGFGNGLREVARLIKARVGLEVACLDLGGWDTHFIQGAAEGLQAQRAKVLGDGLAAFDADLKEHRQNVTVMVMTEFGRRIYENSSLGTDHGRGFATLVLSDRLRGGQILGGWPCVVEETLTGPGGMKIGHDYRSVFGEVLKGAMGLDRPQEVFPVFTPQPVGLLA